The following DNA comes from Bombus terrestris chromosome 2, iyBomTerr1.2, whole genome shotgun sequence.
ATAGACTTTCAAGATTTCATAGAAGTGCAGGTTTAATGGACGACGGCACCAGATCTCATTCTCCCGTATCTCATACAGAGTTGCCTTTATCAGTGTATCCATATTCTAACCCAAGACTCCCTCCGTACCCTCATCCAACTGTACTACATCCTCTGGCACAGATACGACAACCATCTTCATTAAATCACATAAACAGTCAAGTTCAACAAaggtaattattaattatctacggaatttactattattgggtaaatttatttatcgtatattatataGCAGGCCACAGCAACGACAACGACTGCACTCGGACGATAGTGGAACATTACCATTAAAAATATGTGCTTGTTTTGCACCTCCGAGAGCTTGGATGTATGCGCAAAGGGAATCTACTGCAAAAGTTATGAAGAGAGCAGTTGATTCTTTGTTTATTATGGCATGTCACGGAAATATGATACAATATGATTTAGAACCCAAACCAGCTGCAggtgaataaaatattaatttaagtcAGGATTAAtgtcaatatatatttattataatatataagtacTATTTAATGACACATTTTAGGTATACCAAAAGAAAAAGTATGTGACGATACGATGATAGAATTAGAGGTCGAAGCCAAAGGTCAATGGCCTCTTCTGAGATCTCCGAATTCTTTAGAGATTGTACCACCTTTGCCAACGTCTAGCCCTTTACTAAATGTCAATATTATACCAAAAGACATTCAAGATGGCGATTTAGCGGAGGATCGTTGGTTAAGTCAAGTAGAAATTGTAACACACGCTGGTCCACATAGGCGACTTTGGATGGGACCTCAGTTTGTTTTTAAAACCTATAATGCAACTAGTGGGTCAGTTTTCTAGagatgtaacatatgtaacatTGTTTTTAAGATTATAACAtcattacaataaaattttattaatgtagaGCTACTGTGAATCTTGTCGAAGCAGAGGCTATTGAAATTGGAGTAACCGGTGGATCTCGTCCTGCGAGATCAAATCCAGTCAATATGCCGCATGCTGCATCCAGATCATTGGTACCTGTGGTCATTGATGGATCAGGAAGtaagtttatattatttattaaatattatattagcatatttatttttgttgttaagattaaatttgtattcaattcatttaatatttgtacTGCACGTTCATGTGGATTCCTTTTATTGTTTAGGCAGTTATGAGCAGTCTCCAAGATTTATGGAAGCGTATGGTGATCCCTTAGATAGTGAAAATGCTGGTGTTGGCAGTGGTGAAAATCAATTGAGGGAAGATTTGGCCGAAGCTATGCTAGAGACATCGATCGCACCACACCGTGCTCCAGGTAAGTAATCATTACATGGAACTTGTGATGCTTTGTTTTGAAGTAGAAGATCACGAATCCTGATATATCCCAATTGCcgatatttcgtaaaatttccaTACATTGTTTTGATTAGTAAGAAGAACGAAAGCATTTTATATGATTTGGATATTTGGAAACTTATATTTCTGAGTGCCTCAAATACGCGATTTTAATAGATTCTTGAATTTACGGTTCTTGCAATCGTGAAGATCTTCCTGCTAAATGCAGTAAAGTTAATTCCAACGCgactaaattaattttatctgtTTAAACGATCATCACTGATTTCAATTACGTCTTGATGGGAAAAATTGTAAAACGCAAAATATAGATCACGTTTTACTTTATTCTAGAAACTTGTAATTTGAATTTGTGGGAGTATTTGATAATTTTTCCAAGcacgtatttttaaatattgatacGATACTCGTGCTTTCTGCATTTGGTGACGGATGATTGTTAGATTGTAAGTTTGTGTGGATACAGAACTGGCCAGAGGCAGGTATCTCCGTTTCCCCCCCCTCCCCTTTATCGATACTACATCTAATCACTAACAACGATACATTTTATCAACGTCTACCCTTTAAGTCGAGGTAAACAGTTGCGAATAGCTGCGGGCAGTTACAGTTACTAATCCTATAAGAATCTTTTCCTGAACACGAAAGAAATTACATAGGTTGAAAGCAACTGTTCTAACTTGTTCTCTTTATAATGTATCATTTGATCTCGACACGTATATTGTGACGTGAAGTTTGTGTTTTTGTGGTGTGCAGTGTGACGACTCGGATCGAGTATATATATCAGCTTTACATTAGAAGTCAAGATTAAttactcttttattttctctctttctctctttatcttTCACGTACCCCGTTCTCGTAACTCTGTATTTCCTCATGATGCAACATTTGAATTAGTATTCGATGATGTCACTTAAAATCTCTCTCCATTGCCGAACCGTATCGAGAACAGTAATACCTTATTATATCTCAGGCGATGCATCTCATAAAAAAGGCCAAACAGAAAAACAAACAAGGGAGATATTGTGACTCGATATTGATACCTGCCAACGGCTTTTTCTGTTACTAGGGAGGCGATCGGTATTTGAGAGGGTGGGTCAACCGGTAACTAAAGTCGTCAACCCTCTGGGCACCGTGATTACTGTATCGGCCGATGAGGAGGACATTAACTCCAGTCAGGAGTTCGATTTCGCGGAGGAGAGCCACGTGCCGGAACCACCTAGGAGCGTGTGCGCCGAAGAAGGTCCGGCTTCTCTCGGCGATTTCGAGCCGGAGAGTCAAACTCTGCGCGATCTCACCGAGATCTGCGCGGAAATGCGCTCAGCTGGCGAGCCTGCGATCGACAGCGTGCCGGATGAGAACATCTATGAGGTAAAGGAGAGAAAAGCGTTGTGCGTCGAGATCGCTTCCATTACGAACCCTGGGAACTCTACTATCGATTTCGAGAAAGAAGAAGCCTTCCGCGATGTACCGACCAGCTTGAGTTTGTGCGTAGAACAGGGTGAAATCCCCAGCAGTCCTATGACCCAGGCAAAGGAAGCTGCTTGGTGCAGGAAAATTGATAAAAGGGAAGACAGAGGGGCTCACGAGAGGAACGTATCCGAGGCACAGTACGTAGTCAACTATGATGAGGATAATGTAGTTTTGATGGAAAATAAGGTAGCTCATGAAAAAAAGAATACGTCGGTGCATTGTAAAACTGAGAGTAAAAAAATTTGCGAGTTTGAAAAGGTTGCGAAGAAGTCGGAGAAGATCGGGTCCTCTGCATGCTCTAGTAAACGAACCGGGACTAAGAAGTATATTCTAAAAGAACACGGAGATAGTATCATTATTGAAGACATTACTTGCGACGATTCTAGTAATAATTGCAGCCAGAAGGAAGGATGCGAAAAAAGCGTGATCGAAGATACGGACAGTAAAAATTCTGAAAGTAAAAGCAGAGAGTATTCGAAAGAAACTGTAATTGGGAAATGTAAAAACAAATCAAAGTCTTCCACGGCtcaaaattacaaagaaaaagtTGAATTTCTTGTGGAAAGCAAAAGTTCGATGAAGCAGGTAGAGCCGATCATAGAAATGGATGTTGTGATCGAAGAAACCGGTAAGAAGGAAGATTTCAAGCCGACTATAAGTGCGGATGTATTAACTAAAGAAACcgataaatataaatcatcGACATCGGACTCGGATTTCAGTTCCAGTGAATATCACATCGTCGATACACCTTGTTGCAATAAACATGGTGCTTCGATTCAGTCCGACGAAGACATTGAACATATCCAAAGCTGCGAGATCGCTCAATTACAGCAGGCTGAATGCATCGACAGCGATAAATGCGTGGACGTGATAAGTTGCGCAGGTTCTTCGCCTGTTATGCAGAGAAAGAACAGCAAGAATACGATATCTGATGACGATATAGAGTACATACATGCTTCTGAACTAGTAGAAACgtctgacaaaatttgcaaAGATGATCCGAAGTTTGAAATTAGTAAAGCTAGCGATATTGAATCGACCACGACAAGGAGTAAACCTTCATCGTCTGACGACGATATGGAACACATACACCATTCGGACGTCTATGATGTACCATCTGAAAGAGCTAAGGATGCGTGTGAAAGAAGTACGAAGGGATCTCAGGAGATTACAGCAGAATCAGCGTTGGCATCTAAGAATGCCAAGAAGACAAAGGATATCGTGGTGATCGAAAGCG
Coding sequences within:
- the LOC100643069 gene encoding uncharacterized protein LOC100643069 isoform X3; translation: MVAICDSAGPGPQFCNISFISLKTGEQAKSIKFKNPVCDILVNKRSIVVTFLEKIAVFDARTLEDVLTVTTCYASPGPNPNPVTLGTRWLAYSEKKLLPAKRSSGGCESEGVQSYTATVLYAAKSLGKGLRGLGETVASSLTGNSVSPVVINNTSSDVTQPGVITILDLQAAKEEKELDDANIETVVAHFTAHSDAIVAMTFDLSGALLMTADKRGHDFHVFRIQPHPGGPTLAAVHHLYILHRGDTTAKVQDMAFSSDTRWAAISTVRGTTHVFPVAPYGGPVGIRTHSTPHVVNRLSRFHRSAGLMDDGTRSHSPVSHTELPLSVYPYSNPRLPPYPHPTVLHPLAQIRQPSSLNHINSQVQQSRPQQRQRLHSDDSGTLPLKICACFAPPRAWMYAQRESTAKVMKRAVDSLFIMACHGNMIQYDLEPKPAAGIPKEKVCDDTMIELEVEAKGQWPLLRSPNSLEIVPPLPTSSPLLNVNIIPKDIQDGDLAEDRWLSQVEIVTHAGPHRRLWMGPQFVFKTYNATSGATVNLVEAEAIEIGVTGGSRPARSNPVNMPHAASRSLVPVVIDGSGSSYEQSPRFMEAYGDPLDSENAGVGSGENQLREDLAEAMLETSIAPHRAPGRRSVFERVGQPVTKVVNPLGTVITVSADEEDINSSQEFDFAEESHVPEPPRSVCAEEGPASLGDFEPESQTLRDLTEICAEMRSAGEPAIDSVPDENIYEVKERKALCVEIASITNPGNSTIDFEKEEAFRDVPTSLSLCVEQGEIPSSPMTQAKEAAWCRKIDKREDRGAHERNVSEAQYVVNYDEDNVVLMENKVAHEKKNTSVHCKTESKKICEFEKVAKKSEKIGSSACSSKRTGTKKYILKEHGDSIIIEDITCDDSSNNCSQKEGCEKSVIEDTDSKNSESKSREYSKETVIGKCKNKSKSSTAQNYKEKVEFLVESKSSMKQVEPIIEMDVVIEETGKKEDFKPTISADVLTKETDKYKSSTSDSDFSSSEYHIVDTPCCNKHGASIQSDEDIEHIQSCEIAQLQQAECIDSDKCVDVISCAGSSPVMQRKNSKNTISDDDIEYIHASELVETSDKICKDDPKFEISKASDIESTTTRSKPSSSDDDMEHIHHSDVYDVPSERAKDACERSTKGSQEITAESALASKNAKKTKDIVVIESDTSDADVTVIFKPVDSWKNKSTERKEELEESDNAKDIPTTENVSPLRKAKVRSAKTSPSNVASKRSQAGIEIIDIDAMQKAEMKVLIDTTSVSECKILAGPEVCGTRMKRYRKSKKATNESNVQISEASIEPVKPVEDVSKESSSQEPLPEFSWSAVVKKKSGSPVAESETRGEDKVEDDKLKTESFNPIEVSSCTPILEKIESLKKKIHESSLRKNLDKKSSSSQMVDKVREGNLELYPEEEISWSSIVKKKNTFSAENETKKESNLDPIAEDASNEERNICRKEESLTDPSLTMANQLKEADKETIVEESSVHATEGSGSSIVKKKPVSTTESESTRKKIGEQKIHKKLDLPTNLSETKNEHETNSSASESISSEKVSKLEAVSQIDEKVPNDSNKWNVGGPLVGATFTKEDSSEPERDTEPEKRSDSEQEIVPERSTSSDELNPNVVLTNVEGEYSGCETAERSATNTSVCATSKKGNRSKKKKRR